One window of Cohnella hashimotonis genomic DNA carries:
- a CDS encoding glyoxalase superfamily protein gives MAQLSQIVPILRIFDETKAKTFYLDFLGFSLDWEHRFEPEMPLYMQISKDGVLIHLSEHHGDCSPGAAIRVNMNGVRELQKELIGKKYAYARPGLQKTPWNAEECTVTDPFGNRLIFCEYLA, from the coding sequence GCGCAACTTTCGCAAATCGTACCGATCCTGCGCATTTTCGACGAAACGAAAGCCAAGACCTTTTATTTGGACTTTCTGGGATTCTCGCTGGATTGGGAGCATCGGTTCGAACCTGAAATGCCGCTCTACATGCAGATCTCCAAAGACGGCGTTCTGATTCATCTTAGCGAGCATCATGGAGATTGCAGCCCCGGTGCGGCGATCCGCGTCAACATGAACGGAGTGAGGGAGCTTCAAAAAGAGCTGATCGGCAAAAAGTACGCGTACGCGAGGCCGGGCCTTCAGAAAACGCCTTGGAACGCCGAGGAATGCACCGTTACGGATCCGTTCGGCAACCGTCTGATTTTTTGCGAATATCTCGCTTAA
- a CDS encoding winged helix-turn-helix transcriptional regulator — protein sequence MTEENYAQFDEFVGCNFTTSLDILVGKWKFMIIFQLMTNETMRYNELLRAIPGINKRMLTLQLKELEYHKIIHRKVYNQIPPKVEYSFTQHGKSLLPVIRVMSDWGETHAQYLVKEYGEDNVGTLMKRLKDTPDNEIFNKATALNEQEKASL from the coding sequence ATGACTGAGGAAAACTACGCACAATTCGATGAATTTGTCGGCTGCAACTTTACGACTTCGCTAGATATATTAGTAGGAAAATGGAAATTCATGATTATATTCCAACTCATGACCAACGAAACGATGAGATACAATGAGCTCTTGAGAGCAATTCCGGGCATTAACAAAAGAATGCTCACCCTGCAGCTGAAGGAATTGGAGTACCATAAAATCATCCACCGGAAGGTATATAACCAAATCCCGCCAAAAGTAGAGTACTCGTTTACGCAGCATGGAAAAAGTCTGTTGCCCGTCATTCGCGTGATGAGCGATTGGGGAGAAACGCACGCACAGTATTTGGTCAAGGAATATGGCGAAGATAACGTAGGCACGCTCATGAAACGTCTTAAAGACACACCCGACAACGAAATATTTAACAAGGCAACCGCGCTAAACGAACAGGAAAAGGCATCCCTCTAA